The following coding sequences are from one Verrucosispora sp. WMMD573 window:
- the glgX gene encoding glycogen debranching protein GlgX has protein sequence MQVWPGERYPLGATYDGMGTNFAIFSEVAEKIELCLFDEWDVGHERRVELREVDAYVWHAYIPGIGPGQRYGYRVHGRYDPANGLRCNPAKLLIDPYAKAIDGDVRWDPAVYDYTHGDPERINTEDSAPFMPKSVVVNPYFDWGNDAPPRIPYHHSVIYEAHVRGLTMRLPGIPEELRGTYAGIASPPMIEHLTRLGITAIELMPVHQFVNDHRLTDLGLRNYWGYNTIGFFAPHHAYSALGHLGQQVQEFRGMVKALHAAGIEVILDVVYNHTAEGNHLGPTLSFKGVDNPSYYRLSEEDRRYYVDYTGTGNSLNVRSPHSLQLIMDSLRYWVTEMHVDGFRFDLAATLAREFYEVDRLSTFFEVVQQDPVVSRVKLIAEPWDVGPGGYQVGNFPPQWTEWNGKYRDTVRDFWRGEPATLAEFASRISGSADLYQDDGRRPFHSINFVTCHDGFTLNDLVSYNDKHNEANGEDNRDGESHNRSWNCGVEGDTDDPGVLGLRARQRRNFIATLLLSQGVPMIGHGDELGRTQRGNNNAYCQDSELAWIDWDNADTELLDFTRRLVEFRRQHQVFQRRRFFTGLAVRGREVDEPLPDLAWYTPDGREMTGEDWGNDFGRSVALFVNGEGIRERGQYGQRHHDASFWLCFNAHDAPLDFTLPPAEFGHHWELVISTAEPDQDKGSTVEAGGTLCVPDRSLVVLERVA, from the coding sequence ATGCAGGTCTGGCCGGGCGAGCGGTATCCCCTCGGGGCCACCTACGACGGTATGGGCACCAACTTCGCGATCTTCTCCGAGGTGGCGGAGAAGATCGAACTCTGCCTCTTCGACGAGTGGGACGTGGGCCACGAGCGCCGGGTCGAGCTGCGGGAGGTCGACGCGTACGTCTGGCACGCCTACATTCCGGGGATCGGGCCCGGTCAGCGGTACGGCTACCGCGTGCACGGCCGGTACGACCCGGCCAACGGGCTGCGCTGCAACCCGGCCAAGCTGCTGATCGACCCGTACGCCAAGGCCATCGACGGTGACGTGCGCTGGGATCCGGCGGTCTACGACTACACCCACGGCGACCCGGAGCGGATCAACACCGAGGACTCGGCGCCGTTCATGCCGAAGTCGGTGGTGGTGAACCCGTACTTCGACTGGGGCAACGACGCGCCGCCGCGCATCCCGTACCACCACTCGGTCATCTACGAGGCCCACGTACGCGGGTTGACGATGCGGCTGCCCGGCATTCCCGAGGAGCTGCGCGGCACGTACGCCGGCATCGCCTCGCCGCCGATGATCGAGCACCTGACCCGGCTCGGCATCACCGCCATCGAGCTGATGCCGGTGCACCAGTTCGTCAACGACCACCGCCTGACCGACCTGGGCCTGCGCAACTACTGGGGTTACAACACCATCGGCTTCTTCGCGCCGCACCACGCGTACTCGGCCCTGGGTCACCTCGGCCAGCAGGTGCAGGAGTTCCGGGGCATGGTCAAGGCGCTGCACGCCGCCGGCATCGAGGTGATCCTCGACGTGGTCTACAACCACACCGCCGAGGGCAACCACCTCGGGCCGACGCTGAGCTTCAAGGGCGTCGACAATCCCAGCTACTACCGGCTCTCCGAGGAAGACCGGCGCTACTACGTCGACTACACCGGCACCGGCAACAGCCTCAACGTCCGCAGCCCGCACTCCCTGCAACTGATCATGGATTCGTTGCGCTACTGGGTGACCGAGATGCACGTCGACGGCTTCCGCTTCGACCTGGCCGCCACCCTGGCCCGCGAGTTCTACGAGGTGGACCGGCTCTCCACCTTCTTCGAGGTGGTGCAGCAGGACCCGGTGGTCAGCCGGGTGAAGCTGATCGCCGAACCGTGGGACGTCGGCCCCGGCGGCTACCAGGTCGGCAACTTCCCGCCGCAGTGGACCGAGTGGAACGGCAAGTACCGCGACACGGTCCGCGACTTCTGGCGCGGTGAACCGGCCACCCTCGCCGAGTTCGCCTCCCGCATCTCCGGCTCCGCCGACCTCTACCAGGACGACGGCCGCCGCCCCTTCCACAGCATCAACTTCGTCACCTGCCACGACGGGTTCACCCTCAACGACCTGGTGTCCTACAACGACAAGCACAACGAGGCCAACGGCGAGGACAACCGCGACGGCGAGAGCCACAACCGCTCCTGGAACTGCGGCGTCGAGGGCGACACCGACGACCCGGGCGTCCTCGGCCTGCGTGCCCGGCAGCGTCGCAACTTCATCGCCACCCTGCTGCTGTCGCAGGGGGTGCCGATGATCGGCCACGGCGACGAACTGGGTCGCACCCAGCGGGGCAACAACAACGCCTACTGCCAGGACAGCGAACTGGCCTGGATCGACTGGGACAACGCCGACACCGAACTGCTCGACTTCACCCGCCGGCTGGTCGAGTTCCGCCGCCAGCACCAGGTGTTCCAGCGTCGCCGCTTCTTCACCGGCCTGGCCGTGCGCGGCCGCGAGGTCGACGAGCCGCTGCCCGACCTGGCCTGGTACACCCCCGACGGCCGGGAGATGACCGGCGAGGACTGGGGCAACGACTTCGGTCGCTCGGTGGCGTTGTTCGTCAACGGTGAGGGCATCCGCGAACGCGGCCAGTACGGCCAACGCCACCACGACGCGTCGTTCTGGCTCTGCTTCAACGCCCACGATGCGCCACTGGACTTCACCCTCCCACCGGCCGAGTTCGGCCACCACTGGGAGCTGGTCATCAGCACCGCCGAACCGGACCAGGACAAGGGCAGCACCGTGGAGGCCGGCGGCACGCTCTGCGTACCGGACCGCTCCCTGGTGGTGCTGGAGAGGGTGGCCTGA
- a CDS encoding glycosyltransferase family 4 protein, producing MTTLRVGGRAATAPDRVHRPTLTSRPQVPTPSGPTAGSQTRRILMLSWEYPPVLVGGLGRHVHALSVALAAAGHQVTVVTRHTDGAPLEEYVDGVRVVRAAEDPVTFPLATNSLLAWTMAFNHTLTRAALRAAATDTDTYDVIHAHDWLVAHTAITLRDHLDLPLITTIHATEAGRHQGWLPEDMNRTIHGVEHWLGGESNRVIVCSRYMRDEVTGLFGVPNGRIDVVPNGVEPHRWRVSAAAVAKARARFAGNGPLVTFAGRLVYEKGVQHLIAGLPRLRERHPGLRAVIVGDGPYRGELEADVHRLGLTDTVSLPGFLGGTDLPAVMAASDCFAVPSIYEPFGMVALEGAAAGAPLAVAQTGGLAEIVEPGVTGVTFRPHDPDALTDAVHTLLSDAERARTLARRARAMVHEQYGWAAIASRTASTYASAIAQAPTFTAERAAQQMAHGRALPAIPEGNLLAAAGLR from the coding sequence GTGACCACCCTGCGGGTTGGCGGACGTGCCGCCACCGCTCCGGACCGCGTCCACCGCCCCACGCTCACCTCGCGACCCCAGGTTCCGACGCCGTCGGGTCCGACCGCCGGGTCGCAGACCCGGCGCATCCTGATGCTCTCGTGGGAGTACCCGCCGGTGCTCGTGGGCGGCCTGGGTCGGCACGTGCACGCCCTGTCGGTGGCGCTGGCCGCCGCCGGTCACCAGGTCACCGTCGTCACCCGCCACACCGACGGCGCACCCCTGGAGGAATACGTCGACGGCGTCCGCGTCGTCCGCGCCGCCGAGGACCCGGTCACCTTCCCCCTGGCCACCAACTCCCTGCTGGCCTGGACCATGGCCTTCAACCACACCCTCACCCGCGCCGCCCTACGCGCCGCCGCCACCGACACCGACACCTACGACGTCATCCACGCCCACGACTGGCTCGTCGCCCACACCGCCATCACCCTGCGCGACCACCTCGACCTCCCCCTCATCACCACCATCCACGCCACCGAAGCCGGCCGACACCAAGGCTGGCTACCCGAGGACATGAACCGCACCATCCACGGCGTCGAACACTGGCTGGGCGGCGAGTCGAACCGGGTCATCGTCTGCTCCCGATACATGCGTGACGAGGTGACCGGCCTGTTCGGTGTGCCGAACGGCCGGATCGACGTGGTGCCCAACGGAGTCGAGCCGCACCGCTGGCGGGTCTCCGCCGCCGCCGTGGCCAAGGCGCGGGCCCGGTTCGCCGGGAACGGCCCGCTTGTCACGTTCGCCGGCCGGCTGGTGTACGAGAAGGGCGTGCAGCACCTGATCGCCGGGCTGCCCCGGCTGCGCGAGCGGCACCCGGGGCTGCGTGCGGTGATCGTCGGCGATGGCCCGTACCGGGGTGAGCTGGAGGCCGACGTGCACCGGCTCGGCCTCACCGACACGGTCAGCCTGCCCGGCTTCCTCGGCGGCACCGACCTGCCCGCGGTGATGGCCGCCTCGGACTGCTTCGCCGTGCCCAGCATCTACGAGCCGTTCGGCATGGTCGCTCTGGAGGGCGCCGCCGCCGGTGCGCCGCTCGCGGTCGCCCAGACCGGTGGGCTGGCCGAGATCGTCGAGCCGGGCGTCACCGGCGTGACCTTCCGGCCGCACGATCCGGACGCGCTGACCGACGCGGTGCACACCCTGCTCTCCGACGCCGAACGCGCCCGGACGCTCGCCCGCCGGGCCCGCGCGATGGTGCACGAGCAGTACGGCTGGGCCGCCATCGCCAGCCGCACCGCCTCGACGTACGCCTCGGCGATCGCCCAGGCACCGACGTTCACCGCCGAACGCGCGGCGCAGCAGATGGCGCACGGACGGGCCCTCCCGGCGATTCCGGAGGGCAACCTGCTCGCCGCCGCCGGCCTGCGCTGA
- a CDS encoding response regulator transcription factor: MRVLLVEDDLRVSAGLASALRRRGHHVVQAVTAAEAVEADPVDLVLLDMNLPDCDGLEVCRRIRQHDEGVAIIAVTARAEEHDRVAGLRAGADDYVVKPFSMVELQARIEAVMRRTARTVRPATTLQVGALRIDVDARRVRMGDREISLSRKEFDLLVALARQAGTVVPRDRLQLEVWQTTWATRHNLDVHVAALRGKLDDPGLVETVRGVGYRLRVV; encoded by the coding sequence GTGCGGGTGCTCCTGGTGGAAGACGACCTGCGCGTCTCGGCGGGGCTCGCCTCGGCGCTGCGGCGGCGGGGGCATCACGTGGTCCAGGCGGTGACGGCCGCCGAGGCGGTCGAGGCCGATCCGGTCGATCTGGTGCTGCTCGACATGAACCTGCCCGACTGTGACGGTCTGGAGGTGTGTCGCCGGATCCGACAGCACGACGAGGGCGTCGCGATCATCGCGGTGACCGCCCGGGCCGAGGAGCACGACCGGGTGGCCGGGTTGCGGGCCGGTGCCGACGACTACGTGGTCAAGCCGTTCTCGATGGTGGAGTTGCAGGCCCGGATCGAGGCGGTGATGCGGCGCACCGCCCGTACCGTCCGGCCGGCGACCACGTTGCAGGTCGGTGCGCTGCGGATCGATGTCGACGCCCGCCGGGTACGGATGGGCGACCGCGAGATCAGCCTGTCCCGCAAGGAGTTCGACCTACTGGTGGCGTTGGCCCGGCAGGCGGGCACGGTGGTGCCCCGGGACCGGTTGCAGCTCGAGGTCTGGCAGACCACCTGGGCCACCCGGCACAACCTCGACGTGCACGTCGCCGCGCTGCGCGGCAAGCTCGACGACCCCGGTCTGGTGGAGACGGTACGCGGAGTCGGCTACCGGCTGCGCGTCGTCTGA
- the treY gene encoding malto-oligosyltrehalose synthase encodes MPAKPVGATYRVQVRPGFDLDATAGLAGYLADLGVTHLYSAPLLAAAPGSAHGYDVVDHRQVNPEIGGEAGRQRLLRALRDAGLGLVVDIVPNHAGVAVPVANPAWWDVLRRGRDSSYAGWFDIDWQRGRLLLPVLADTPDALDDLKIADGELRYHEHRFPIADGTGDGTARQVHDRQHYELVSWRRGDAELTYRRFFAVSSLAGLRVEDPDVFTATHELILAWAAAGEVDGIRVDHPDGLRDPAGYLARLRQAAPEAWLIVEKILEYGEELPAWPVDGTTGYDALGAVGGLFVDGDAEADFTALDTRLAGRATSWADLTHDTKLGAATRLLAAELNRLAALAPDVEPDAARAALAELAAAFAVYRGYPPDGARHLANARAEAGRRRTDLTGVLDEITSRLRDPDDELARRFPQFTGAVMAKGVEDTAYYRWSRFIALNEVGGSPTHFGTLPGRFHRFAAARHERWPASMTTLSTHDTKRGEDVRARLAVLAELPQRWAETVTRWMAAVPLPDAALAHLLWQTAVGAWPIERERLHAYAEKAAREAAASTSWTDPEPDFERAMHALVDAMYDDPAVASELAAVAAEITPPGWSNSLGQKLVQLAMPGVPDTYQGTELWDNSLVDPDNRRPVDFAVRRELLARLDAGWQPAVDETGAAKLLVVSRTLRARRDHPELFGDYQPLIVHGPAARHAVAFDRGGAVAVATRLPLRLAAAGGWRDSSLSLPVEEMSCLFTGRVYSGSQVRLADLLTTYPVALLVPTT; translated from the coding sequence ATGCCCGCGAAGCCCGTCGGCGCCACTTACCGGGTGCAGGTACGCCCCGGCTTCGACCTGGACGCCACCGCCGGCCTCGCCGGCTACCTCGCCGACCTCGGCGTCACCCACCTCTACAGCGCGCCGTTGCTGGCCGCCGCCCCGGGCAGCGCGCACGGCTACGACGTCGTCGACCATCGGCAGGTCAACCCGGAGATTGGCGGTGAGGCGGGCCGGCAGCGGCTGCTGCGGGCGCTGCGGGACGCCGGCCTCGGCCTGGTGGTGGACATCGTCCCCAACCACGCCGGAGTGGCCGTGCCGGTGGCCAACCCGGCCTGGTGGGACGTGCTGCGCCGAGGGCGGGACTCGTCGTACGCCGGCTGGTTCGACATCGACTGGCAGCGGGGTCGGCTGCTGCTGCCGGTGCTCGCCGACACCCCCGACGCCCTCGACGATCTCAAGATCGCCGACGGGGAGCTGCGCTACCACGAGCACCGCTTCCCGATCGCCGACGGCACCGGCGACGGCACCGCCCGGCAGGTGCACGACCGGCAGCACTACGAGCTGGTGTCCTGGCGACGCGGCGACGCCGAGCTGACGTACCGCCGGTTCTTCGCCGTCTCCAGCCTGGCCGGGCTGCGGGTGGAGGACCCGGACGTGTTCACCGCCACCCACGAGCTGATCCTGGCCTGGGCGGCGGCCGGTGAGGTCGACGGCATCCGGGTCGACCACCCCGACGGGCTGCGCGACCCCGCCGGCTATCTGGCCCGGCTACGGCAAGCCGCCCCCGAGGCGTGGCTGATCGTGGAGAAGATCCTGGAGTACGGCGAGGAACTGCCGGCGTGGCCGGTCGACGGCACCACCGGCTACGACGCGCTGGGCGCCGTCGGCGGGCTCTTCGTCGACGGCGACGCCGAGGCCGACTTCACCGCCCTGGACACCCGCCTCGCCGGCCGGGCCACCTCGTGGGCCGACCTCACCCACGACACGAAACTCGGCGCCGCCACCCGACTGCTGGCCGCCGAGCTGAACCGGCTGGCCGCGCTGGCCCCCGACGTCGAGCCCGACGCGGCCCGCGCGGCCCTGGCCGAACTCGCCGCCGCCTTCGCCGTCTACCGGGGCTACCCGCCCGACGGGGCCCGGCACCTGGCCAACGCCCGCGCCGAGGCCGGACGCCGCCGCACCGACCTGACCGGCGTGCTGGACGAGATCACCAGCCGGCTCCGCGACCCCGACGACGAACTGGCCCGCCGCTTCCCGCAGTTCACCGGCGCGGTGATGGCCAAGGGTGTCGAGGACACCGCCTACTACCGGTGGAGCCGGTTCATCGCGCTCAACGAGGTCGGCGGCAGCCCCACCCACTTCGGTACCCTGCCCGGCCGGTTCCACCGCTTCGCCGCCGCCCGCCACGAGCGCTGGCCGGCGAGCATGACCACCCTGTCGACCCACGACACGAAACGGGGCGAGGACGTCCGCGCCCGCCTCGCCGTCCTCGCCGAACTGCCGCAGCGCTGGGCCGAGACGGTCACCCGCTGGATGGCCGCGGTGCCGCTGCCCGACGCCGCCCTGGCGCACCTGTTGTGGCAGACCGCCGTCGGTGCCTGGCCCATCGAGCGCGAGCGCCTGCACGCGTACGCGGAGAAGGCCGCCCGGGAGGCGGCGGCCTCGACCAGCTGGACGGACCCCGAACCGGACTTCGAACGGGCCATGCACGCCCTGGTCGACGCCATGTACGACGACCCGGCCGTCGCCTCGGAACTGGCCGCCGTGGCCGCCGAGATCACCCCGCCCGGCTGGTCGAACTCGCTCGGGCAGAAACTCGTGCAACTGGCCATGCCCGGGGTGCCCGACACCTACCAGGGCACCGAGCTGTGGGACAACTCCCTGGTCGACCCGGACAACCGCCGTCCGGTCGATTTCGCCGTACGCCGGGAACTGCTGGCCCGGCTCGACGCCGGCTGGCAGCCGGCGGTGGACGAGACCGGCGCGGCGAAGCTGCTCGTGGTGTCACGGACCCTGCGGGCGCGTCGCGACCACCCGGAACTGTTCGGCGACTACCAGCCGCTCATCGTGCACGGTCCGGCGGCCCGGCACGCCGTGGCCTTCGACCGGGGCGGCGCGGTCGCCGTGGCCACCCGGCTGCCGCTGCGCCTGGCGGCGGCCGGCGGCTGGCGGGACAGTAGCCTGTCACTACCCGTTGAAGAGATGTCGTGCCTGTTCACCGGTCGGGTCTACAGTGGCTCTCAGGTCCGCCTGGCCGACCTGTTGACCACCTATCCCGTCGCGCTGCTGGTGCCCACCACCTGA
- the treZ gene encoding malto-oligosyltrehalose trehalohydrolase, producing the protein MTEFTVWAPEAERVRLHLPGATDHEMRAGRDGWWRVDVPDAGTDYAFLLDDDDQPLPDPRSAWQPSGVHGPSRIYDHAAFGWTDDGWTGRQLPGSILYELHVGTFTPEGTFDAAIGKLDHLVDLGVDLIELLPVNAFNGEHNWGYDGVCWYAPHEPYGGPDGLKRFVDAAHAKGLGVILDVVYNHFGPSGAYAPKFAPYVGERHTPWGQAVNLDGPHSDGVRRFIIDSVLMWLRDYHVDGLRLDAVHAMPDTRAVHLLEEIAVEVESLSTHLGRPLSLIAESDLNDPRLITPREAGGHGLHAQWNDDAHHALHTLLTGERQGYYGDFGTMECLVEVLTGGFFHTGTWSSFRSRQHGRPVDQRTPGHRFVAYLQNHDQIGNRAVGDRLSASLSPALSRVGAVLLLTAPFTPMLFMGEEWAASTPWQYFTSHPEPELATAVVTGRRSEFAAHGWPPGDVPDPQDPQTFLRSRLDWAELDKPEHREMYDFYRRLIALRKSRPDLSDPHLFAVDVRHGDQFLVMRRGGCLVAANLAGKPQRVTLPGVARRVLLATGDGVTVQRDRIELPAETAAIVAL; encoded by the coding sequence ATGACCGAGTTCACCGTCTGGGCACCCGAGGCGGAACGGGTACGGCTGCACCTGCCCGGTGCCACCGACCACGAGATGCGGGCCGGCCGGGACGGCTGGTGGCGGGTCGACGTACCCGACGCCGGCACCGACTACGCGTTCCTGCTCGACGACGACGACCAGCCGCTGCCCGACCCCCGGTCGGCGTGGCAGCCGTCCGGCGTGCACGGGCCCAGCCGGATCTACGACCACGCGGCGTTCGGATGGACCGACGACGGTTGGACCGGCCGGCAGCTGCCCGGCAGCATCCTGTACGAACTGCACGTCGGCACCTTCACCCCGGAGGGCACCTTCGACGCCGCCATCGGCAAACTCGACCACCTGGTCGACCTGGGCGTGGACCTGATCGAGCTGCTGCCGGTGAACGCCTTCAACGGGGAACACAACTGGGGTTACGACGGCGTCTGCTGGTACGCCCCGCACGAACCCTACGGCGGACCGGACGGCCTGAAACGTTTCGTGGACGCCGCCCACGCCAAGGGGTTGGGGGTGATCCTCGACGTCGTCTACAACCATTTCGGGCCCTCCGGGGCCTACGCGCCGAAGTTCGCGCCCTATGTGGGGGAGCGGCACACCCCCTGGGGGCAGGCCGTCAATTTGGACGGGCCGCACTCCGACGGGGTACGCCGCTTCATCATCGACAGCGTGCTCATGTGGCTGCGCGACTACCACGTCGACGGGCTGCGCCTGGACGCCGTGCACGCCATGCCCGACACCCGCGCCGTGCACCTTCTCGAAGAGATCGCCGTCGAGGTCGAGTCGCTCTCGACGCATCTGGGCCGCCCGCTGTCCCTGATCGCCGAGTCCGACCTCAACGACCCCCGACTCATCACCCCCCGGGAGGCCGGCGGCCACGGCCTGCACGCCCAGTGGAACGACGACGCCCACCATGCCCTGCACACCCTGCTCACCGGGGAACGGCAGGGCTACTACGGTGACTTCGGCACCATGGAGTGCCTGGTGGAGGTGCTCACCGGCGGCTTCTTCCACACCGGCACCTGGTCCAGCTTCCGCAGCCGCCAACACGGCCGCCCGGTCGACCAGCGCACGCCCGGCCACCGCTTCGTCGCCTACCTCCAGAACCACGACCAGATCGGCAACCGTGCGGTCGGTGACCGCCTCTCCGCTTCACTGTCACCCGCGCTGTCGCGGGTGGGAGCGGTGCTGCTGCTGACGGCACCGTTCACGCCGATGCTGTTCATGGGCGAGGAGTGGGCCGCCTCGACGCCCTGGCAGTACTTCACGTCCCACCCGGAGCCGGAGTTGGCCACCGCCGTGGTCACCGGCCGTCGCAGCGAGTTCGCCGCGCACGGCTGGCCACCCGGCGACGTGCCGGACCCGCAGGACCCGCAGACGTTCCTGCGCTCCCGGCTCGACTGGGCCGAACTGGACAAACCCGAACACCGCGAGATGTACGACTTCTACCGCCGCCTGATCGCGTTGCGCAAGTCCCGCCCGGACCTGTCGGATCCGCACCTGTTCGCGGTCGACGTACGCCACGGTGACCAGTTCCTGGTGATGCGTCGAGGTGGCTGCCTGGTCGCGGCGAACCTGGCCGGCAAACCGCAACGGGTCACCCTGCCCGGGGTTGCCCGCCGAGTCCTGCTGGCCACCGGCGACGGCGTCACCGTGCAACGCGACCGCATCGAACTACCGGCGGAAACAGCAGCCATCGTGGCCTTGTGA
- a CDS encoding M14 family zinc carboxypeptidase: MFSALLAVTLAATAQPAQATRAAEPNQVQGLTVVPGDGYATLAWTPVDGASDYQIERTPVAEDGSVTGAATIVGVWRPNRQINNAAPTFADAGFAPGNRFQWRVRARLDGTAQPYSNPVSDITRGHWGNPDVPGQGLRTQWETTLGAQYTNDVNEYAYTAAIDELSDRVRVVEIGRTVQDRPINMFVIGHPAPPATPEAVAATNPLVVNCNVHGNEPGDREACLIMARQLAFTDDPTTLGLLSRTTMLIVPTINGDGRAANSRGNSTGQDLNRDYSLIRQPETQAFVEMVRDYRPIASYDGHEYGNSNTGDLPMLPFGVRCGSGPAPL; encoded by the coding sequence GTGTTCTCCGCTCTGCTCGCCGTCACCCTCGCGGCGACCGCACAACCCGCCCAGGCGACCAGGGCGGCCGAGCCGAACCAGGTGCAGGGCCTCACGGTCGTGCCGGGCGACGGGTACGCGACCCTGGCCTGGACCCCGGTCGACGGGGCCAGCGACTACCAGATCGAGCGCACCCCGGTCGCCGAGGACGGCAGCGTCACCGGGGCCGCGACGATCGTCGGTGTCTGGCGACCCAACCGTCAGATCAACAACGCGGCGCCGACCTTCGCCGACGCCGGGTTCGCCCCCGGCAACCGGTTCCAGTGGCGGGTCCGCGCCCGCCTCGACGGCACCGCGCAGCCCTACTCGAACCCGGTCAGCGACATCACCCGGGGGCACTGGGGCAACCCGGACGTGCCCGGCCAGGGCCTGCGTACCCAGTGGGAGACCACGCTGGGCGCGCAGTACACGAACGACGTCAACGAGTACGCCTACACCGCGGCGATCGACGAGTTGAGTGACCGGGTTCGGGTGGTGGAGATCGGCCGTACCGTGCAGGACCGGCCGATCAACATGTTCGTCATCGGTCACCCCGCCCCACCGGCCACCCCGGAGGCGGTGGCCGCGACGAACCCGCTGGTGGTCAACTGCAACGTGCACGGCAACGAGCCCGGCGACCGCGAGGCATGCCTGATCATGGCCCGGCAGTTGGCGTTCACCGACGACCCGACCACGCTCGGCCTGCTGTCGAGGACCACCATGCTGATCGTGCCGACGATCAACGGTGACGGTCGGGCGGCCAACAGCCGGGGCAACTCCACCGGCCAGGATCTCAACCGGGACTACTCGCTGATCCGCCAGCCGGAAACCCAGGCGTTCGTGGAGATGGTCCGCGACTACCGCCCGATCGCCAGCTACGACGGGCACGAGTACGGCAACTCCAACACCGGTGACCTGCCGATGCTGCCGTTCGGGGTCCGGTGCGGGTCCGGCCCGGCGCCACTCTGA
- a CDS encoding IS701 family transposase: MLTVGQRFRRPEPRRRVRDFVRGLLAPLPRKNCWTIAEHAGDANPDGMQDLLTRVTWDDGAVRADVRAFVGEHLCQLAVHLVYATEGGHAMLDAALYLPKSWCDDPERRAEAGVPERVRFATKPQLASRMIDEAVAAELPCRWVAGDEAYGNDPRLAARLRHLRLGYVLAVACSHQVTTGSGVYRVDALAAGLPATAWQRRSAGRGAKGYRYYDWSFTALPQSIDAHGGHHWLLIRRNRRTGELAFYRCWSPEVVPLRTLVLVAGRRWKIEESFQAAKTGLGLDQHQHRLWTSWHRWTTLTILAHAFLATATAGHRHQPTGLIPMTVNELRHLFNILIIEPTRRHTDPLLWSIRRRRHQARAMTSHYARQALIEP; encoded by the coding sequence ATGTTGACGGTCGGGCAGCGTTTCCGCAGGCCGGAGCCGCGTCGGCGAGTGCGGGACTTCGTGCGGGGTCTGTTGGCGCCGCTGCCGCGGAAGAACTGCTGGACGATCGCCGAGCATGCCGGAGACGCGAACCCGGACGGGATGCAGGACCTGCTGACCCGGGTGACGTGGGACGACGGCGCGGTTCGTGCCGATGTCCGCGCGTTCGTCGGCGAGCATCTCTGTCAGCTCGCCGTGCACCTCGTCTACGCCACCGAGGGTGGTCACGCGATGCTCGACGCGGCCCTCTACCTGCCCAAGTCGTGGTGCGACGACCCCGAACGCCGGGCTGAGGCCGGCGTTCCCGAACGGGTGCGGTTCGCCACGAAGCCGCAGCTGGCGTCCCGGATGATCGACGAGGCGGTCGCCGCCGAGCTGCCGTGTCGGTGGGTGGCCGGCGACGAGGCCTACGGCAACGACCCTCGCCTGGCCGCCCGACTGCGTCACCTCAGACTCGGTTACGTCCTGGCCGTGGCCTGCTCGCATCAGGTCACCACCGGCTCGGGCGTCTACCGCGTCGACGCGCTCGCCGCCGGTCTTCCCGCCACCGCCTGGCAGCGAAGGTCCGCCGGTCGAGGCGCAAAAGGCTATCGCTATTACGACTGGTCCTTCACCGCCCTGCCGCAGTCCATCGACGCCCACGGCGGGCACCACTGGCTACTGATCCGCCGCAACCGCCGCACCGGTGAACTGGCCTTCTACCGCTGCTGGTCACCCGAGGTCGTCCCGCTACGCACCCTCGTCCTGGTGGCCGGGCGCCGCTGGAAGATCGAAGAGTCGTTCCAAGCCGCGAAGACCGGCCTCGGCCTGGACCAGCACCAACACCGCCTCTGGACCTCCTGGCACCGCTGGACCACCCTGACGATCCTCGCCCACGCGTTCCTGGCCACCGCGACCGCCGGCCACCGCCACCAGCCGACCGGGCTGATCCCGATGACCGTCAACGAGCTACGCCACCTGTTCAACATCCTGATCATCGAACCCACCCGACGCCACACCGACCCGCTGCTCTGGTCGATCCGCCGACGGCGCCACCAAGCGCGAGCCATGACCAGCCACTACGCCCGACAAGCCCTCATCGAGCCGTGA
- a CDS encoding DinB family protein, which translates to MGDEEKDALSMFLKAQRASVLAIIDGLGVTALTTAVLPSGWTPLGLVEHLGYAERHWFQEIMFGSAVPLAWPDDDHAPLTTPRPPSVVLGFYRAQCERSDAVLAGTPLSAPVRERHPGPLGEDITDLRRVVLHMIEETARHAGHLDAARELLDGRTGLGPR; encoded by the coding sequence ATGGGCGACGAGGAGAAGGACGCGCTGTCGATGTTCCTGAAGGCGCAGCGGGCAAGCGTCCTCGCGATCATCGACGGGCTCGGCGTGACGGCCCTGACCACCGCCGTGCTGCCCTCCGGGTGGACACCGCTGGGTCTGGTGGAGCACCTCGGCTACGCCGAGCGGCACTGGTTCCAGGAAATCATGTTCGGCTCGGCCGTGCCGCTGGCCTGGCCCGACGACGACCACGCGCCGCTGACCACGCCCCGACCGCCGTCGGTGGTGTTGGGGTTCTACCGTGCCCAGTGCGAGCGGTCCGACGCCGTCCTCGCCGGTACGCCGCTGTCCGCCCCGGTGCGCGAGCGGCACCCCGGTCCGCTCGGAGAGGACATCACCGACCTGCGGCGCGTCGTCCTGCACATGATCGAGGAGACCGCACGACACGCGGGTCATCTCGACGCGGCGCGCGAGCTGCTCGACGGCAGGACCGGCCTCGGGCCCCGATAG